One segment of Acropora muricata isolate sample 2 chromosome 8, ASM3666990v1, whole genome shotgun sequence DNA contains the following:
- the LOC136924592 gene encoding gamma-aminobutyric acid receptor subunit beta-2-like, which translates to MWLTPTYLTLFFGVLGSSRTASAKAIMEEEAKEHAYEQEKTRNATAILNVLLRDYDNRLRPRFGGKPLTIYADLYIVDIGEISVTNMDYRMTMYFRQTWGDPRLQFNGTDPIVAQGNILDKIWIPDTYFTSEKKSNFHEVTKKNYVLVFFPNGTVFFSIRISLTGVCRMNLQTYPLDRQSCKLNIMSYSYTNTDAKYEWKQGPVKSVERSPEISLPQMDIVDIQASESVEIHSIGNYSRLSLIFTLKRRLSLFITETYVPSIMVVALSWVSFWINYKAAPARIALCITTVLTMITLTSSVQNSLPRVTYVKYSDWILTTCLAYVFGALVEFAIVNFHDSLETRKREKLNTKLHNIDLEGGIIDNLCYEDKAESADLKTRYLMKQLSKLREKLKSFVEQDVNVQKIDSRSRVLFPLTFLVINVIFWIYFIIVTSK; encoded by the exons ATGTGGCTCACACCGACCTACCTGACTCTTTTCTTCGGAGTTCTTGGTTCTTCCAGGACGGCCTCTGCAAAAGCAATTATGGAAGAGGAAGCCAAAGA GCATGCCTATGAACAAGAAAAGACAAGGAATGCCACTGCAATATTAAACGTATTGCTTCGTGATTATGACAATCGACTTAGACCCAGATTTGGAG GAAAACCGCTCACCATTTATGCTGACTTGTACATTGTCGATATTGGGGAGATTTCTGTTACCAACATG GATTACCGGATGACAATGTACTTTCGCCAAACGTGGGGAGATCCAAGGCTCCAATTTAACGGAACTGATCCGATTGTAGCCCAGGGTAACATACTGGACAAAATTTGGATTCCTGACACATATTTTACCAGTGAAAAGAAGTCCAATTTTCATGAGGTCACCAAGAAAAACTACGTTCTAGTTTTCTTTCCCAACGGAACAGTCTTTTTTAGCATAAG GATTTCACTCACTGGTGTCTGTAGGATGAATCTGCAAACTTATCCCTTAGACAGGCAATCATGCAAGCTAAACATCATGAGCT ACTCCTATACTAATACCGATGCAAAATACGAATGGAAGCAAGGTCCAGTTAAATCTGTTGAACGATCACCAGAAATATCTCTTCCACAGATGGATATTGTTGATATTCAAGCTTCAGAAAGTGTTGAAATCCATTCTATTG gGAACTATTCACGACTGAGCTTAATTTTTACACTGAAAAGAAGACTAAGTTTGTTTATAACAGAGACCTATGTTCCATCCATCATGGTGGTGGCCTTGTCTTGGGTGTCTTTCTGGATCAACTACAAAGCAGCGCCCGCACGAATTGCTCTCTGTATAACGACG GTGTTAACCATGATAACTCTGACATCATCTGTGCAGAATTCACTGCCCCGAGTAACATACGTTAAGTATAGCGATTGGATTCTAACCACTTGCCTCGCGTATGTCTTTGGTGCACTGGTTGAGTTTGCTATAGTGAATTTTCACGATAGTCTTGAGACGAGGAAACGAGAGAAACTAAACACGAAGCTTCACAATATTGACCTGGAGGGTGGG ATCATAGATAATCTTTGCTATGAAGACAAAGCAGAAAGTGCAGACCTGAAGACGAGATACCTGATGAAACAACTTTCTAAACTGCGTGAAAAGCTCAAGTCATTTGTGGAACAAGACGTCAACGTTCAAAAGATTGACAGCCGAAGCAGAGTGCTGTTTCCATTGACATTTCTCGTCATCAACGTCATATTCTGGATATATTTCATCATTGTTACAAGCAAATGA